One region of Hydrogenobaculum sp. Y04AAS1 genomic DNA includes:
- the nusB gene encoding transcription antitermination factor NusB codes for MKDIRARAREIAFRSLYAWDISGGEISIISQEIINMSKPPLKKDSQKYTLLITKKFGENIENIDKKIASYLENWNLDDLGSIEKAILRTAFTELLYIKPKKNIQAIIDYIEIASNYGNKKTPSFINGILSKLSKDIYNV; via the coding sequence ATGAAAGACATAAGAGCAAGAGCACGAGAAATAGCATTTAGAAGCCTTTACGCTTGGGATATAAGTGGAGGAGAAATATCTATTATATCTCAAGAAATTATAAACATGAGCAAACCGCCACTTAAAAAAGATAGCCAAAAATACACGCTACTAATAACGAAAAAGTTTGGAGAGAATATAGAAAATATAGACAAGAAAATAGCCTCTTATCTTGAAAACTGGAATCTTGATGATTTAGGTAGCATAGAAAAGGCTATTTTAAGAACTGCTTTTACAGAACTTCTTTACATAAAACCTAAAAAAAACATACAAGCCATAATAGATTATATAGAAATTGCAAGCAACTACGGTAATAAAAAAACGCCTTCTTTTATAAATGGTATTCTCTCCAAGCTATCAAAAGATATCTACAATGTATAA
- a CDS encoding uroporphyrinogen-III synthase, whose amino-acid sequence MYKLLLTREEEKNLESKKIFSSYNINTISLPMIETIPKEFELKDFDFDCIIFSSRKAVEIFFKNLHICKNAKINVYIVGEKTKEYFLGFYNTKNLIARDSIKEILPIVNCKTLWIRTDFELPEDIKNMVKNKDIFILEAYKTKHKIYELRKVLETLKAVNGVFFASPSAFLGLLKNLQNYKYILNEKDIFAIGNTTADAIKNEGFQVTYVPQKPSVESIAKYISSIGT is encoded by the coding sequence ATGTATAAGCTGCTTCTCACAAGAGAAGAAGAGAAAAACTTAGAATCTAAAAAAATATTCTCTTCTTACAATATAAATACTATCAGCTTACCTATGATAGAAACAATACCCAAAGAGTTTGAGTTAAAAGACTTTGACTTTGATTGTATAATCTTTAGCAGCAGAAAAGCTGTAGAAATATTTTTTAAAAATTTACATATTTGCAAAAATGCAAAAATTAATGTATATATTGTAGGAGAAAAAACTAAAGAGTATTTCTTGGGATTTTACAACACAAAAAACTTAATTGCTAGAGATTCAATAAAAGAAATACTACCTATAGTAAACTGTAAAACTCTTTGGATAAGGACAGACTTCGAGCTTCCAGAAGATATAAAAAATATGGTAAAAAACAAAGATATTTTCATATTAGAAGCCTACAAAACTAAGCATAAGATTTACGAATTAAGAAAAGTACTAGAGACTCTTAAGGCAGTAAATGGAGTATTTTTTGCTAGTCCTTCAGCTTTTTTAGGGCTTTTAAAAAATTTGCAAAATTACAAATATATTTTAAACGAAAAAGACATATTTGCTATAGGAAACACTACGGCAGATGCTATAAAAAATGAAGGATTTCAAGTGACTTACGTCCCCCAGAAACCAAGCGTAGAATCTATAGCAAAATATATATCATCTATTGGCACATAA
- the lpxC gene encoding UDP-3-O-acyl-N-acetylglucosamine deacetylase — translation MRNECFLQNTISDSFTIEGIGIHSGAISKVKFHPAEENTGIIFMRNAYKVKAHVENVVDTSNSTSIGNGIATFRTIEHIMAALYLADIDNIIVEFVNSEESPIMDGSACEFFKLLEKYKVAQDTPKYFGHLSNIVRVSDGDKYIMAKPQKSLSIIFEGFFGNFLKHQIYNYNSELEKPHIDRKLISARTFCHIEDIEKLRKLGLGKGGSLENNIVLTDTGVLNKEGLRHSHEPVSHKVLDLIGDLYLTGVRFSANIYSYMGGHRLNIEFVKEAIKHIKVSEHLLETTKTAS, via the coding sequence ATGAGAAACGAATGCTTTTTGCAAAATACCATATCTGATTCTTTTACAATAGAGGGCATAGGCATACACTCAGGTGCAATATCGAAGGTAAAGTTCCACCCAGCAGAAGAAAATACAGGCATAATCTTTATGAGGAATGCTTATAAAGTAAAAGCTCATGTAGAAAATGTAGTAGATACTTCAAATTCAACATCTATAGGAAACGGCATAGCAACTTTTAGAACCATAGAACATATAATGGCAGCCTTATATTTAGCAGATATAGACAATATAATAGTGGAGTTTGTAAATTCTGAAGAATCCCCTATTATGGATGGTAGCGCTTGTGAATTTTTTAAGCTTTTAGAAAAATACAAAGTGGCTCAAGATACTCCTAAATATTTTGGCCATCTTTCAAATATTGTAAGAGTTTCAGATGGCGACAAATATATAATGGCAAAACCACAAAAAAGTTTATCTATTATATTTGAAGGATTTTTTGGAAATTTTCTGAAGCATCAAATTTATAATTACAACTCCGAATTGGAAAAACCACACATAGATAGAAAGCTCATAAGCGCTAGAACGTTTTGTCATATAGAAGACATAGAAAAACTTAGAAAGTTAGGCCTTGGGAAAGGTGGCTCTTTAGAAAATAACATAGTCCTTACAGATACAGGTGTGTTAAATAAAGAGGGGCTAAGGCACTCTCATGAGCCTGTAAGCCATAAAGTCCTAGACTTAATAGGAGATTTATATTTAACTGGTGTAAGATTTTCAGCAAACATATATTCTTACATGGGTGGACATAGATTAAACATTGAATTTGTAAAAGAAGCCATAAAACATATAAAAGTATCTGAACATCTATTAGAAACAACAAAAACAGCTTCATAA
- a CDS encoding DsbC family protein: MNIEFKKAKLFKPSLLLAVAIFGIGLGACSKLQTTKCPSNNTIVANVEHFTPPGAKVQVVAEKPLKQIKGLCEVVIKINDGPPNVIYTDPKGNYFIAGQLLNAITKQNLTQETMNQFLKVSKNEESGLNQYVAFSYYKGKSYFGTNPPPADKYIYLITDPKCPFCHEAEPLIQKWADKNGVEVRVILFPLPIHPGAFQSAVGLWCNKKGWNSLHAAYNAKAPLSQCPEGDAFIKNSMQEAMKLGVQGTPTIIGMDGKMHPGAPSSEKQLDQWLGK, from the coding sequence ATGAATATTGAATTTAAAAAAGCTAAACTTTTTAAGCCAAGTTTGTTGCTTGCAGTAGCTATCTTTGGCATCGGTTTAGGTGCTTGTAGTAAACTTCAAACTACAAAATGCCCATCTAACAACACTATAGTTGCAAACGTAGAGCATTTTACACCGCCTGGAGCAAAAGTCCAAGTAGTAGCAGAAAAACCTTTAAAACAAATAAAAGGTCTTTGTGAAGTAGTTATAAAAATAAACGATGGACCACCAAATGTAATATATACGGATCCAAAAGGAAACTATTTTATAGCTGGTCAGCTTCTAAACGCTATTACAAAGCAAAATCTTACACAAGAAACTATGAACCAGTTTTTAAAAGTAAGCAAAAATGAAGAATCAGGACTAAATCAGTATGTAGCTTTTAGTTATTACAAAGGGAAATCTTATTTCGGCACAAATCCACCACCAGCAGACAAATACATATATCTAATCACTGATCCTAAGTGCCCATTCTGCCATGAGGCGGAACCTCTCATACAAAAATGGGCAGATAAAAATGGCGTAGAAGTAAGAGTTATACTTTTCCCGCTACCAATACATCCAGGGGCTTTCCAATCCGCTGTAGGGCTTTGGTGCAACAAAAAAGGATGGAACAGCCTACACGCTGCTTACAACGCAAAAGCACCGCTATCTCAATGTCCAGAAGGAGATGCTTTTATCAAAAACTCTATGCAAGAAGCTATGAAACTTGGAGTGCAAGGCACACCCACTATTATAGGCATGGATGGTAAAATGCACCCAGGAGCCCCAAGTAGTGAAAAACAGTTAGACCAATGGTTAGGTAAATAA
- a CDS encoding acetoin utilization protein AcuC codes for MNILIASEKYKELRYPKNHPLRVPRVSLMINYLKALGFDVDYLEGRDASIEELLIFHTKDYIDALIEADRMMKATNYIREKYAIGTIENPVSAGMWKGSLLATGSSVQAVEFYIKNYKTENEIVAFNPAGGMHHAMKSRANGFCFLNDPVISILHLQKHGFKKIMYIDLDAHHPDGVQEAFYNSADVFLISLHQSPEYAFPFHVGYADELGEGEGFGFNMNIPLPKEINDNDFLHALEKAIEIATKKFTPDVFVVQMGVDAVKEDYLSKFNLSNNIYIKAIDIIKQYTKKFILLGGGGYNPISLARAWSLIWLHLEGIDVKSIKVTKEAKMLLESIDYEDFDEIMEPQIYTSILDEPRGGDITIKEYLEKIFSLHKFNI; via the coding sequence GTGAATATTTTAATAGCTAGTGAAAAGTATAAAGAACTAAGATATCCTAAAAACCATCCCTTGAGGGTGCCTAGGGTTTCCCTTATGATAAATTACCTTAAGGCACTTGGTTTTGATGTTGATTATCTAGAAGGAAGGGATGCGTCTATAGAAGAGTTGCTTATTTTCCACACAAAAGATTATATAGACGCTCTTATAGAAGCAGATAGAATGATGAAAGCAACCAATTATATAAGAGAAAAATATGCCATAGGAACTATAGAAAATCCTGTATCAGCGGGCATGTGGAAAGGATCTTTATTGGCAACTGGCTCTAGCGTCCAAGCCGTAGAATTTTATATTAAAAACTATAAAACAGAGAATGAAATTGTAGCATTTAATCCAGCAGGTGGAATGCATCACGCAATGAAATCACGGGCAAACGGTTTTTGTTTTTTAAACGATCCAGTTATAAGCATATTGCATCTACAAAAACATGGTTTTAAGAAGATAATGTATATAGATTTAGATGCTCATCATCCAGATGGTGTTCAAGAAGCTTTTTATAACAGCGCCGATGTGTTTTTAATAAGCTTGCATCAATCTCCAGAGTATGCTTTTCCTTTCCATGTTGGATATGCAGATGAACTAGGAGAAGGTGAAGGTTTTGGTTTTAATATGAATATACCTCTTCCAAAGGAGATTAACGATAACGATTTCTTGCATGCTTTAGAAAAAGCCATTGAAATAGCCACAAAAAAATTTACCCCGGATGTTTTTGTAGTGCAAATGGGTGTTGATGCTGTAAAAGAAGATTATCTATCGAAATTCAATCTATCAAACAACATTTATATAAAAGCAATAGATATTATAAAACAATACACAAAAAAATTTATATTGCTTGGAGGCGGTGGATACAATCCAATAAGCCTTGCCAGAGCATGGTCTTTAATATGGCTTCATTTAGAAGGTATCGATGTAAAATCTATAAAAGTTACAAAAGAAGCAAAAATGCTTTTAGAATCTATAGATTATGAAGATTTTGACGAGATCATGGAACCACAAATATATACCAGCATACTCGATGAACCACGAGGGGGAGATATTACCATAAAAGAATATCTTGAAAAAATATTTTCTTTGCATAAATTTAATATATGA
- a CDS encoding Crp/Fnr family transcriptional regulator, translated as METMEKPKSTIDQKIKFLKSVSMFENMSNDEIKEVASLLNMREYRKNEYIFFEEESEPGLFILMDGIVKLIKETQDGRTIIVRLVFPKDTFGWIEWGGSNIKSKIKTTYTAQSMTESSVLYLSNQDFINLAIKYPAFAVKVTCDATHNLLYAYDILKSIASGRVEERIARVILDLAKSVGEEKEGGKISIEIPITRQDIAEMTGTTVETAIRIMSKWKKEGIIHTERGYIEILKKRELERLMI; from the coding sequence ATGGAAACAATGGAAAAGCCTAAGAGCACCATAGATCAGAAAATAAAGTTTCTGAAAAGCGTTAGCATGTTTGAGAATATGTCTAACGACGAAATAAAAGAAGTAGCAAGTCTTCTAAATATGAGAGAATATAGAAAAAACGAATATATATTCTTTGAAGAGGAATCTGAACCTGGACTTTTTATATTGATGGATGGTATAGTTAAGCTCATAAAAGAAACCCAGGACGGCCGTACAATTATAGTAAGGCTCGTATTTCCAAAAGATACCTTTGGATGGATTGAGTGGGGTGGGTCAAATATAAAGTCAAAAATAAAAACTACATACACAGCTCAATCTATGACAGAATCATCTGTTTTATACCTTTCAAACCAAGACTTTATAAATTTAGCTATCAAGTATCCAGCTTTTGCTGTAAAAGTAACTTGTGACGCTACCCATAATCTTTTATACGCTTACGATATATTAAAATCCATAGCTTCTGGCAGAGTAGAAGAGCGCATAGCAAGAGTGATATTAGATCTGGCAAAGTCCGTAGGTGAAGAAAAAGAAGGTGGTAAAATATCAATAGAAATACCTATAACCCGTCAAGATATAGCAGAAATGACAGGTACTACCGTAGAAACAGCCATACGTATTATGAGTAAATGGAAAAAAGAAGGCATAATACATACGGAAAGAGGCTATATAGAGATACTTAAGAAAAGAGAATTAGAAAGGCTCATGATATAA
- the guaA gene encoding glutamine-hydrolyzing GMP synthase, producing MEGHVLIVSFGSQYVQLIARKVRELGVYSEIVLPDIDIEEIITKKPCALIFSGGPYSVYEKNAPKLDKKIYELGIPVLGICYGHQLIAYEFGGIVEKSDKHEYGKAYLDFKPNIFFKNIPQHTVVWMSHADKVSTLPKDFESIGFSDNSENAVIKHNHFPIYGVQFHLEVYHTEYGKEMLSNFLFDIAKCHQNWNMKSFKEHKIEEIRVTVGNKKVICAISGGVDSAVAAVLTHKAIGDKLTCIFVDHGLLRKNESKEVISNLTKLGLNIVALDRSNLFLEKLKNVEDPEQKRKIIGNTFIEIFEEEAKKYNAEFLLQGTLYPDLVESAGIHGSAKIKSHHNVGGLPEKMNLKLLEPLRELFKDEVRALGLELDLPKDMVYRHPFPGPGLAIRIIGDVKEEDLNILREADAIFIEELKKWNLYDKTWQASAVLLPIKSVGVMGDNRTYGKVLALRAVDSQDGMTAEPSKLPYEFLEHVMRRIIQEVKGINRVVYDISSKPPATIEWE from the coding sequence TTGGAAGGTCACGTACTAATAGTTAGTTTTGGGTCTCAATATGTACAGCTTATAGCTAGAAAAGTAAGAGAATTAGGAGTTTATAGCGAGATAGTTTTACCAGATATAGACATTGAGGAGATAATTACAAAAAAACCATGCGCATTGATATTTTCTGGAGGTCCATACTCGGTATACGAGAAAAATGCACCAAAGCTTGACAAGAAGATTTATGAGCTTGGAATACCCGTATTGGGAATATGCTACGGGCATCAGCTAATAGCCTATGAGTTTGGTGGAATAGTGGAAAAATCAGATAAACATGAGTACGGTAAGGCATACTTAGACTTTAAACCTAACATTTTTTTCAAAAATATACCACAGCATACCGTAGTTTGGATGAGTCATGCGGATAAGGTATCCACATTGCCAAAGGATTTTGAGTCTATAGGCTTTTCGGATAACTCGGAAAATGCAGTTATAAAACATAATCATTTTCCAATATACGGTGTACAGTTTCATTTGGAGGTTTATCATACCGAATACGGTAAAGAGATGTTGTCAAATTTCTTGTTCGATATAGCAAAATGCCACCAAAACTGGAATATGAAAAGCTTCAAAGAGCATAAAATAGAAGAGATAAGAGTGACAGTTGGGAATAAAAAGGTAATATGCGCTATTTCTGGTGGTGTAGATTCTGCCGTAGCTGCTGTTTTAACCCACAAAGCTATAGGTGATAAACTAACGTGTATTTTTGTAGATCATGGGCTTCTTAGAAAAAACGAGTCAAAGGAAGTAATATCAAATCTTACCAAACTTGGTCTTAATATAGTGGCGCTTGATAGAAGCAATTTATTTTTAGAAAAGCTTAAAAATGTTGAAGATCCAGAACAAAAAAGAAAAATCATAGGAAACACTTTTATAGAGATTTTTGAAGAAGAAGCCAAAAAATACAACGCAGAGTTTTTGCTTCAGGGCACACTTTATCCAGATCTTGTTGAAAGCGCCGGCATTCATGGGTCAGCCAAGATAAAGTCTCATCACAACGTTGGAGGGCTCCCAGAAAAAATGAATCTAAAACTTTTGGAACCGTTAAGAGAGCTTTTCAAAGACGAAGTAAGAGCCTTAGGCTTAGAGCTTGATCTTCCAAAAGACATGGTATATAGACATCCGTTTCCTGGCCCAGGACTCGCGATAAGAATAATAGGAGATGTAAAAGAAGAAGATTTAAATATACTAAGAGAAGCCGATGCCATTTTTATAGAAGAGTTGAAAAAATGGAATTTATACGATAAGACATGGCAAGCTTCTGCTGTGCTTTTACCAATAAAATCTGTGGGTGTAATGGGAGACAATAGAACATACGGCAAGGTTTTAGCTTTAAGAGCGGTAGACAGTCAAGATGGAATGACCGCAGAACCATCGAAGCTTCCTTATGAATTTTTAGAGCATGTGATGAGGAGAATAATACAAGAAGTAAAAGGTATTAATAGAGTGGTTTACGATATATCTTCAAAACCACCAGCCACAATAGAGTGGGAATAG
- a CDS encoding pyridoxine 5'-phosphate synthase, which yields MRLGVNIDHVATIREARKTFEPSVLEAAFIAKRAGAHQITMHLREDRRHIKDEDVRLVRTSVEIPLNLEMAPTQEIKTIALEIKPQRVTLVPEKRQEVTTEGGLDILSNADYLKNYIKDFKENQIEVSFFIDPDLGQVEASKFTGADAIELHTGRFAESFHKRDFRLLEEEKNRLRKAATLARELGLNVYAGHGITYQNIHLILDLKGLIEELNIGHSIISNAVLFGLEKAITKMLGIIS from the coding sequence ATGAGACTGGGCGTAAATATAGATCATGTTGCTACCATCAGAGAAGCGAGAAAAACCTTCGAACCATCTGTATTAGAAGCTGCTTTTATAGCAAAAAGAGCTGGCGCTCACCAAATCACAATGCATTTAAGAGAAGATAGAAGACACATAAAAGATGAAGATGTAAGACTGGTGAGGACTTCGGTGGAAATTCCACTGAACCTTGAAATGGCACCTACGCAAGAAATAAAAACTATCGCATTAGAAATAAAGCCTCAAAGAGTTACGCTTGTACCAGAAAAAAGACAAGAAGTAACCACCGAAGGAGGGCTAGACATATTATCAAACGCAGATTATTTAAAGAACTATATAAAGGATTTTAAAGAAAATCAGATAGAGGTGTCTTTTTTTATAGACCCAGACCTTGGGCAAGTAGAAGCATCGAAATTTACGGGCGCAGATGCAATAGAACTGCATACTGGAAGATTTGCAGAGAGTTTTCATAAGAGAGATTTTAGGCTTTTAGAAGAAGAAAAAAATAGGCTAAGAAAAGCTGCAACCTTAGCAAGAGAACTAGGTTTGAATGTTTACGCAGGGCACGGCATCACTTATCAAAATATACATCTTATATTGGATTTAAAAGGGCTTATAGAAGAGCTTAACATAGGACATTCTATAATATCAAATGCGGTGCTGTTTGGCTTGGAGAAAGCGATCACAAAAATGCTTGGTATAATATCATGA
- a CDS encoding DNA polymerase ligase N-terminal domain-containing protein → MSDYSKKRDFSKTPEPRWSVIESHESIFVIQEHHASHLHWDFRLALDGVLKSWAIPKEPPIESGVKRLAIQTEDHPLEYANFEGVIPEGQYGAGVVKIWDKGTFELLERTDKKYDFILNGNKLKGKYHLIKFPKGGDNAWLFFKSD, encoded by the coding sequence ATGAGCGATTATTCTAAAAAGAGGGATTTTTCAAAAACACCAGAACCTCGATGGAGTGTAATAGAAAGCCACGAATCTATATTTGTAATACAAGAACATCATGCTTCTCATCTACATTGGGATTTTAGGTTGGCTTTAGATGGTGTATTAAAATCTTGGGCAATACCAAAAGAACCACCTATAGAAAGCGGTGTCAAAAGACTTGCCATACAAACAGAAGATCATCCTTTGGAATATGCGAACTTTGAAGGTGTGATACCAGAAGGCCAGTATGGAGCTGGTGTAGTAAAAATTTGGGATAAAGGTACCTTTGAGCTTTTAGAACGAACAGATAAAAAATACGATTTTATACTAAATGGCAACAAATTAAAAGGTAAGTATCATCTTATAAAATTTCCCAAAGGTGGTGATAATGCTTGGTTGTTTTTTAAATCAGATTAA
- the fliG gene encoding flagellar motor switch protein FliG translates to MPIDKLTKAQKAAVLMMALPPEVSVEIMKELDESELQDIFLNMNTIQGITLQDVEEIAKEFLQDYQETTIVSPDTEQLLEFARRVLPPEKFAKIYEFVSSSTIIKSFQELEKVDIKVLASLLAKEHPQTIAVVLSQLSPMRAADVLQYLPENIAVEVTKRLATLENISPEFLGELIENLAEEIRGIGLSGFSQKTNGLVLAAEVLNLLDKKITDKILNKIEQEDKYLAERIKDKMFVFEDIEKLGNRDIVEILKAVNKNTLMVALKGASDAIKGKFFSNMSNKAATIMKEDMEAMGPVRVSEVEKAQKEIIAVIKKLADEGKIDLTGGASYE, encoded by the coding sequence ATGCCGATAGATAAATTGACAAAAGCTCAAAAAGCTGCGGTACTTATGATGGCTTTACCTCCAGAGGTATCTGTAGAAATAATGAAAGAATTAGACGAATCGGAGCTCCAAGATATATTTTTAAATATGAATACTATTCAAGGCATTACTCTTCAGGATGTAGAGGAGATAGCTAAAGAATTTTTACAAGATTATCAAGAAACAACAATAGTATCACCAGATACTGAGCAGCTCTTAGAGTTTGCAAGAAGAGTTTTACCGCCAGAAAAATTTGCCAAGATATATGAATTTGTAAGTAGCTCTACTATTATAAAGAGTTTCCAAGAATTAGAAAAAGTAGATATTAAAGTTTTAGCTTCTTTGTTGGCAAAAGAGCATCCTCAAACTATAGCCGTTGTATTATCCCAATTAAGTCCAATGAGAGCGGCCGATGTGTTGCAGTATTTACCAGAGAATATAGCTGTGGAAGTAACAAAGAGACTTGCAACATTGGAAAATATATCTCCAGAGTTTTTAGGAGAGCTTATAGAAAACCTGGCCGAAGAGATAAGGGGAATAGGTTTAAGCGGATTCTCTCAAAAAACAAATGGGCTTGTATTAGCTGCAGAAGTACTAAACTTGCTTGATAAAAAAATCACCGATAAGATTTTAAACAAAATAGAACAAGAGGATAAGTATTTAGCAGAACGCATAAAAGATAAAATGTTTGTATTTGAAGACATAGAAAAATTAGGCAATAGAGACATAGTGGAGATATTAAAAGCAGTAAATAAAAATACACTTATGGTTGCCTTAAAAGGAGCTTCTGATGCAATAAAAGGAAAATTCTTCTCAAATATGTCTAATAAAGCGGCTACTATAATGAAGGAAGATATGGAAGCCATGGGTCCGGTAAGAGTCTCTGAAGTAGAAAAAGCTCAAAAAGAGATTATAGCCGTTATCAAAAAGTTGGCAGATGAAGGCAAGATAGATTTGACTGGTGGTGCTTCTTATGAATGA
- a CDS encoding FliI/YscN family ATPase: MLLKRPYKIYGKITKVSGVYIEASNYSSGVGDEVTIDGDFKGEIIGFDKENAIIMCFDSNVSVKPGTKVLYTEEPVSTYVSEEFLGKVLDPFGNIIHSDNTKSVKSLKKLPLSLENHSPMERKKISKIFDSGVRTINALTTIGIGQRIGVFAGAGVGKTTTLGMIMKHSYSDVVVLALIGERGREVREYVEDILGEAFEKSVVIVSTSDQTPIMKVKGAISALVHARFFASKGYNVLLVMDSLTRLAMAQREIGLSVGEPPTLKGYTPSVFLTMSKIIEGCGLVGDYGITGIFSVLVEGDDTSLDPIADSAMSFLDGHILLSRKIADSGIYPAIDPLKSISRIMPNIVSDEHWDYVLKFKQILSEYYSMEDIIKVGLYRKGSNPTIDKVLERKSDIDNFFMQNPKTGINYNNSLQELKELVSKIS; the protein is encoded by the coding sequence ATGTTGTTGAAAAGGCCCTACAAAATATACGGTAAAATAACTAAAGTAAGCGGGGTTTACATAGAAGCTTCCAACTATAGTTCTGGTGTCGGGGATGAAGTAACGATAGACGGTGATTTCAAAGGTGAGATTATAGGCTTTGACAAGGAAAATGCAATTATAATGTGTTTTGACAGTAACGTTAGCGTAAAACCAGGCACTAAAGTGCTATATACCGAAGAACCTGTATCTACATATGTATCAGAAGAATTTTTAGGCAAAGTGTTAGATCCTTTTGGAAACATAATACATAGCGACAACACTAAAAGCGTAAAATCGTTAAAAAAATTACCTTTAAGCTTAGAAAACCACTCTCCTATGGAAAGAAAAAAAATATCAAAAATATTTGATTCTGGTGTAAGGACCATAAACGCGTTAACAACCATTGGTATAGGACAAAGAATCGGTGTATTTGCTGGAGCAGGTGTTGGAAAAACTACCACGCTTGGAATGATAATGAAGCATAGTTATTCCGATGTAGTAGTGCTAGCGCTTATAGGAGAGCGTGGAAGAGAAGTTAGAGAATATGTAGAGGATATACTAGGAGAGGCTTTTGAAAAATCGGTAGTTATCGTATCTACATCGGACCAAACACCTATAATGAAAGTAAAAGGAGCTATAAGCGCTTTGGTACATGCTAGATTTTTTGCTAGCAAAGGTTACAATGTTTTGCTTGTAATGGATTCTCTAACAAGACTTGCAATGGCCCAAAGAGAAATAGGGCTCTCGGTAGGAGAACCACCAACGTTAAAAGGATATACACCATCTGTATTTCTAACGATGTCTAAAATAATAGAAGGATGTGGGCTCGTTGGAGACTATGGTATCACTGGAATATTTAGTGTACTGGTAGAAGGTGACGATACTTCACTAGATCCTATAGCCGACAGCGCCATGAGTTTTTTGGATGGACACATACTTTTATCCCGCAAAATAGCAGATTCTGGCATCTATCCAGCTATAGATCCACTTAAAAGTATAAGCCGTATAATGCCGAATATAGTCTCAGATGAGCACTGGGACTACGTGCTTAAGTTTAAACAAATTCTATCTGAATATTATTCGATGGAAGACATCATAAAAGTAGGACTTTATAGGAAAGGATCTAACCCCACCATAGATAAAGTTTTAGAGCGTAAATCCGATATAGATAATTTTTTTATGCAAAATCCAAAAACTGGCATAAATTATAATAATAGCTTACAAGAGTTAAAAGAGCTTGTAAGCAAAATAAGTTAG
- a CDS encoding flagellar hook assembly protein, translating to MSTVNSSNLVGGLNTGQSVSSPSWLPKVNVVPPGTQQSLMNLSASAYMEIYTTELKYQDPASSSGNDVTSMINATVQLQQIGYYSIAQQQTQALEALLSQMTTLNSINMIGKEFVFSTSGIDTTKNVSYYLDAPTSMSNVSVEIMNGNTPVKTITMSLTAGLNPLSLSGLQPGQYGVQILSNGIPNQNVRLGLADIVQSVNLSGTNLELTLQSGLSELASNIIYAGAIPNSNTSTTSSTI from the coding sequence ATGAGTACGGTAAATAGCTCAAACTTGGTAGGTGGATTAAACACTGGACAGAGCGTCTCATCACCATCTTGGCTTCCAAAAGTAAACGTTGTGCCGCCAGGTACTCAGCAAAGTCTCATGAATCTTAGTGCAAGTGCTTACATGGAAATTTACACCACTGAACTAAAGTATCAAGACCCAGCATCTTCAAGCGGCAACGATGTAACATCTATGATAAACGCCACAGTGCAACTTCAGCAAATAGGTTATTACAGTATAGCCCAGCAACAAACCCAGGCCTTAGAGGCACTTTTGTCGCAGATGACTACACTAAATTCAATAAACATGATAGGAAAAGAGTTTGTGTTTAGCACAAGCGGCATAGATACTACAAAAAATGTCAGTTATTATCTTGACGCTCCCACAAGCATGTCTAATGTAAGTGTTGAAATAATGAATGGCAATACACCTGTAAAAACAATTACAATGAGCTTGACAGCCGGTTTAAACCCTTTAAGTCTATCTGGGTTGCAACCTGGCCAATATGGTGTTCAAATACTATCAAACGGCATTCCAAATCAAAATGTAAGACTTGGCTTAGCCGATATAGTTCAATCTGTTAATCTAAGTGGTACAAATTTGGAGCTCACTCTTCAGTCCGGTTTGTCGGAACTAGCGTCAAACATAATATACGCTGGGGCCATACCAAACTCCAATACATCCACTACATCCAGCACAATTTAA